From one Anoplolepis gracilipes chromosome 10, ASM4749672v1, whole genome shotgun sequence genomic stretch:
- the LOC140670212 gene encoding uncharacterized protein, translating into MSFNPMRWKTRTIVNSVLGALVIYILFIYKKKHQVMFEAIVNNSNPKHVWEFVADFSNMKKLNPTIEDFNVIAESGNYDHWKYSVQYTEHLSHLPMIRNVAHGHYAVKPDHNNGYVISSKHETCFFNFCCLESISQFRFDADGAQDTKCIETVQYECPIVFSPLCYKEVMYQREEIMKRLKVEFKQ; encoded by the exons ATGAGTTTCAATCCCATGAGATGGAAAACAAGAACCATAGTAAATAGTGTTTTAGGCGCTTtggttatttatatactatttatttataagaagaaGCATCAAGTGATGTTTGAAGCCATCGTAAATAACTCGAATCCTAAGCATGTGTGGGAATTCGTGGCTGATTTTAGCAACATGAAAAAGTTGAATCCAACAAT AGAAGATTTTAATGTGATCGCAGAAAGCGGAAATTATGATCATTGGAAATATTCCGTGCAGTATACGGAACATTTAAGTCACTTACCAATGATTCGGAACGTAGCGCACGGACACTACGCCGTCAAACCTGATCACAATAATGGCTACGTCATCAGTTCTAAGCATGAAACTTGCTTCTTCAATTTCTGCTGTT TGGAGTCTATTTCACAATTCAGATTCGATGCAGATGGTGCACAAGACACAAAATGTATCGAGACCGTACAGTATGAATGTCCAATCGTGTTTTCACCTTTGTGCTATAAAGAGGTCATGTATCAGCGAGAAGAGATCATGAAGAGACTCAAAGTAGAATTCAAGCAATAG